The genomic segment CAAACACCTCTGGGATGAGCGAATCGCAGCACCTGATGAATCCTGCCCCTTCACATTTCACAACAGGTTGTGAGTGGACAAGGTATCTATTGCTGGGCTGTGTTCCTAACCAGGCCTGCCCCTCCCAGGGCACTGGAGGAGAAAAGCTCCCAGCTCCCTAGAAAAGGCAGGTGCTGGGTTCCAGCTTGCTAAGCAGGACTGTACGTGATTTACCCGTTTTGTGTTTATAACTAGGGAGGCTACAGGATGTCTCTTAGCAGACAGGAAATGAAATGGTCCTAGATGGATTTTGCCCTGCCTCCCACAGGGCTCTTCCACAGAGCTCATCAACAGAGGGGCTGGTGGATACCAGCCAggaactttgttttgttttgtgctgTGGAGTAGGATGTCCAGTCCCTACAGAAAGGAGGATCCAGCAATGGGGATCCCAGAGGTCAGTTAAGGATGGGAACTAGCCCACTGACAAGCAGCCAGTTCTCCTTGGCTGGGAAGAAAGGGGCTGTGCGCAGCATCAGTCTGAGGCTTGGCATCTAAGGTGGGAAACGTCAGGGCTCCAGTCAGTACAAGGAGGTGGTTTAAACCAGTGCTACACAGCCCCACTGAACGACAGGCAACGCAAGGTCACCAATGACGTTTAAGTGACAGACTTGGGCAAAAACTAGACAGGGAAATGCACTGTCAAAactcccagcacttccttcctAACTGCGCTGGCTGGACACGTTAACTGAAGAGACACGTCTCCCTGCCAGGGAGAGAGCACCTTGCTCCAGTCAGTCTGTTTCCCAGCATTCTTTGCTAGCCATACTATTCCAAAATGAATTTCAACTCCCTTAAAAACAGGCTCAGCCCAAACCTTTGGTCAGATCTGCCCTATCCCCAGAGAGGCGCCTGCAGCGGCCGAGGAGCGAACGAGGAAGTGATCTTCACAGTGCAGAAAGACTAAGCTGGTCTGATTCTACACTACAGcaagagcctggaactgagcatgcccagacAGCCTCCTGGGCCCCTGGAAGAATGCATGCAGCTAGGCCAAAGTTTCAGCCACCTGGTTGGTTACAAACAGATCTCTACCTGATTTCAGGGCCTGCCACGCCCTCAGACAAAGGGCCCGTTGAGTTGTGTCCTGTCTCAGAcagggccagcaccagatgctggGTTTAACTCCACACCAATGGAGAGTTTTGCAGTCATGTCCTTACACGATTTAATGCTGTAAAATTAGttgtaacagaaaaaaaaaatctggggcgCAACGTTTATTATAAATTATCCTACTGGTGTCACTCCCAGTGAGCTCCCGAATCTTCGCCCCGGGATCACAGAGACCCAACCAACCTCTGGATGGCTGCTGAGGAGCATCGGTTTCCTTCTCCACAGGTGACTAGAATCTGAGTCCCTAACTACAGCTTCCATGCCACAGCCCGAGGCTGGATTTGCACACTATAGACGCCATATTCACACACATTAGCACTCATGGACTTAAGAGACCTAAAGTTAGTACCAATagtggaaggcagcctgcttGTCACACTGTACTGCATGTGCTTCCAAACACCAGACCACTGCTGAACTGAGCTCTGCCAAGCTAGGACCAGATCAGCCCCCTCACAATCCCAGCCAAAGAGCCCGTCCATGCCGACAGAAGCGAACGAACAGCCTGGAGTCAAGACGCTAACTGGCCCGCTCCTTGCTATGCTAATGCTAATGGGGCTGTTGCCCCAGAGAACACCCCCTCTGCTGAACAACTCGCAGGGCGTTGCATCTTGGAGACACACACAGCTTGTAGCTTATTCacagtttttattttctttcagaaGTGGACTTGATCCATTGACCAACACCCTCGTTAATGCCTGGTGAGTAACTCCGAGTACCGCCCTCCCATGCTTGGGTCACATGTCTGATCCAGCATGGCTGCACATCAGCAtctttatttgaaaaataaaataaaataaaaaataaaaattgacccccaaaaataaatatgaaacaaTGCAACCTTTCTGTTGCTCAGGTGCAAATGGAAAAGAGCCCCCTCTCAATTCCAGGTTCCagcagttccccaccccaccccagttctTGAATCCACAGCATGTGTTTAAAAAATATAACTTTTTTCTTACTAAGGTTCCATAAAAATACTATTGTTCCTAGTCAAACACAAATATTGCGATATGAAGAGTAACTGCTTTGTTTTGCTTTATAAAACGTGAAAAGGTCCCACACCGATTAATGTAGAAAAAATGCAAGAAGTCTAGTATCACAAAAGCCAGTACAAAATGAGGAAGGTGAAAGAAAGCCAGTGGCAGGACAGGTCAGGATTCCTTCCCATTTCTACCTAGCTCTTTTCAATAGACCTGTCATCGCAGTATCTGAGCGCAGCAGATTCACTCCCAGATTTAGCCCAATGCGCTTCGTTGCTTCTGGCCTTCCGTGAGCAGCAGCAATAGAGCTGAGCAACAGACGGCTCATGCCCTCGGGAGGGTGGAGGGCCAACATCTCAATAAATACTCTTACGAGGTTAAAAAACGCTCAACgctttaaaaaaaccccatgGATAAGAATTGAAAACTAGGGCATTTTACATAAAATGCATCATTGTTTTATGTACCCATTAACCGCAACAAATAAGAGGAGCAACGGTGCCAAAAAGCATCTAATAATAAATAGATAGAGATATATACTCCGTATATGGATATGAAATGCCCaattggaaaaaacaaacatttggtAAGGTCGCCTTTGCCTCTTCCCATCCAGCAGGTGTCACTCTCACCAGATCATGCTCGCTCACCATTTCATTGTGCAACGAAAGATTCCACCTTATTAAACAAGGTGCGATTTAACCAGAGATGGGTTGCCTAATCTCTAGGGAATGCAGAGGGATTAACAAGTGTCACACCTCTCCTAGCGGAAAGGCGACCTGTGCAAAGGATCCACACCGCTGCTCAGCAGTCGCCTTCAGTTCTCCGAGAGGGAGAGCGCCAACGCAGCCTGCAACGCTGCTTCTTCATCGATATTATAGTCCTGGGAACAAGAAGAGCGAACAGGTCAGAGGGGCTGATGAGGAGTCAGTGCATCTCTCCCTGCATTAATGAGCTGTCTGCCCGGGTGCTGTGACATTCCCAAGAAAGGGCCACAATGCCAAGCGGAAAGAATCTTCACATTGACCTTCCTTTCAGATCATCGGCACCGTCAAAACAGCCACATGATTACAAGAAACCTCACCTGTGCAATTACCGCCACCTCAGACAGGCCAGGCTGGGAAAAACAGGACATTAATTTACCTTACTAAGCTTATTTCTTGCGTGTTAAAAGGACAGTCAAGTTAAACTGGTCAGTTCTAGCCTCAGTTTCACTCTCTGGTTTGCCTACACACAGCAGGAAGATGCAGCCAATTGAAAAGGTTTCATTTACAAAGTCAAAAAAGGTTTCTATCAacactacaattttttttttcagtacccAAATTTGGGCACAAACTACATGACCATGAGGATCCTTTGAAAAATGAGACGTGCAAATATTTCAAAGCTTAGTATCTGTCCTCTGAGGTTAACAGTCACTCTGGAATCTAATCTACCAAATGATAATGGCAGATACAAACAGGAGTTTATCTACAAGGTCCCTGGAGCAGaactgccctggctgcagccttTGAGGGGCGAGTAccaccccacacccacacaaAGATTAACCATGAGGGAGACCTGCCAGAGTTCTCATTTGCACACCGCACCAGAGAAGGAGACGGCACACTGTGCACGTTCCGTATTTCTGAATGGTCTCTGGAGCTCAGCTTCCAACGCCGCTGTGCGAGAGCACggctcagagcgaggggctggacTCAGCCAGTCCAACGTTATACAACACTCCTTTTGGGCACATGCCCTACAGCTGTTTGTACaacatgggcaggggcggctctatgtattttgccgccccaagcatggcggtcaggtggctttcggcggcacgcctgtgggaggtcctctggtaacatGGGTTCGGCGGCATGCTCATggcgactggcaggccgccccccacggcttgccgccccaggcatgcgcttggtgcgttggtgcctggagccgcccctgaacatgGGTATTTGCTTATGGCCACATCTTGGACCTTTGCTTCTGGTGAGATGCCAGTACAGCCTGGCCAGCTTCTCACGGATGGAGATCTTCCTGAGGCTGGCTGGAACAGTGACTACGCATACAGAATTACCACCAGCTCACTTCTCTCAAGTCCCCAGTGCAGACTGCGGAGGGAGCGTGTGCTGTGTGCCAAAAGGCAGTGTGGAGCCTGCCAAATGCAACCCAGCTCCTGAATTAGTGGCTTTACCTCTCTCAAAAACCTTGTTAGTTAAAAATGCATCAAGCTCAGGTGAGATTCAGCCTGCACGTCGAGGCTGGTATGAACCTGATAGCACATTTGGCTGGAACTTTGTAGTCCTAGCAGGTTTTCAGTGACGCTTTTCTTGCTCATTGTCTAGTGTGTTTAAAAGGGACACATGAGCTGATAAAAAACGTAAATACTCTTCCTTTCCCAACTCCACTGCCTGGCCTCATTGATCACAACCTGGCGAAGTTCATCACTCAGACGAAGCTCCTAGTGCCAGGAATCTGTTTCATTGCGGGCATCTCCAGGTCCCAGCTCCCTCCCGAGGGCCTCGAGGCGCTATtgcaataatataataataaagcaacaCACAGCTGACTCCCACAAGTGCAGGCCACAGGAACAAAGCTCAGCCTTCAGacaggacccctcccccacccctcctgcgcTCATGTATTCTGCTAGGGGAACTTCCTACAATTCACCAGAGTTTCTTGTCACAGCCTATTGGAGAGTCTTGCTTCGCCATTCCAACATGCTGTTTTGTCTCAGTCTTAGATGTGATTCTATCTAAAAGGCAGAAGTTATTTCAAGGCCACTTCGCTGGTTGGCACAGATACCTGCGATACAGAAGAAAACGTTTCCTCTTCCGTTCCCCCACTAAAAGATGCCAGTAACTGATAGCTCAGCATGAAAACTGTGCAATAATTGCACACAAAAGTGGTGTTTTCATATGGGCCAGCCACATGTGAAGCCAACGCCAGCTGCTTAAGGGCTGGAACGTGGTCAGTGGGAACAGCCAGGGCCCTAAGCGACTTGAACTTTGATTTGAGGCAGTACCCACCACAAAGGTGTCATAGGAGAACTTGTGCCTGTGTAGGAGATGCTGCAGGAAGTTGGCGCTCTTGTAGCTGGGGTCCCCCCAGGGCATCGCTGAACAGACGGGGCACACCTAGAACATACAGGGGAGGAAAGGGAAGTCATGAGACCAGCAATGTGGTGCAGTTCTTGGAACCCTGCCTGCCGCCCACAGCCCAGACACTAGCAGGACTAGACTTCCTTTTGGATTTCTATCAGTCAGAGGCAATTTCTGCAAACGCCCTCTTCAAGAGAGGCTGTACATCTACACAAGCTGGACAGCTAGGCACGTCAGTCAGCACTGGAAGCCTCCAGACTCGTCGGGCAGATTTTCGAGACTGCCTAGACATTATGCAAGCTCACACATTTCCCACAGGGGCACATGCAACTGTGGGAACGGTGCATGAAAGTGACAGAGCGCTGAGAACCCTCGGGGATGCTCTAGTGGGTTAAAGAGGTGTTTGCAATCTAGAGATGGTCCCTTTTAGCACCGATGAGTGTTAAGCGCAATAGGCTCAGGACCAGAATCGGACACAGGAAATACGATCAATCAAGTGCAGAGGGTTCCCTGCCAAAAAGCTGTGATCCCTCTGTGAGCTTAAAGGCACGCTGCATTTAGGGGGACAGAAGAAGCTCCCGTCTCAGAAGCACAAGAGGCCCTTAAAAGTCAAAGCCTATTGTAGCAGAAAGTGAGTGGCAAAGCAAAACCATTAGAGTTAGGGAGACAGCACTGAAATCTAGGCTTAACCCAGTTCTTGCTCTGCAATGCACCTCGAGCAAAGCTAATAGATCCAGCTCCATGTCTGCCTGTCAAAGAGATTTAACAAAGATTAAATGAGCTAGAAATGCGGATAGTACTTTATGCCCAGAAGCAGATGTGTGTGCCTGTTGACTTTGAACAGGGGACTGATTAAAATACGCAGAGACTTCCAATTCACTGGAGGTTACCCTGCTCCCGTTCTCTGCCCAGTAAGACGTTCACGAGCAAAGAGACGGACATGGAAATTCTCGCCCGTCTGCCCAAGGAAAGCTCACCACTTTGTTGGGGTCATTGCGGTGGTTATCCATGCAGTGCTTGACCAGCTCCTGCTGGTCCAGGTTCCGGGCTCCACAATAAGGGCAGACAAAAGTGGAACGGTTTGGAATATTGCTAAAAAGAAACAGCAGTCAAGAATTCAACACAACAGAGACCGACAGGGAAGAGGACAGGTTAAAAATGAACAGACTTCACAGAGACAAGCCGACCCCAGTGGACTCCAAAGGATCTCATACACCATGAGTCACTCCCTCACCACGAGCACCAAACACCACCTTAGACTGAAGGCAAAGATTTGATCACATGCTGATGCACCTCCAgtggcttcagtggaattactccataTTTGCATCACAGTCAGTGACAGCAGAATCAAGTTCAAAGAGTTTTTGAAGTCTAGCTTACCTATTTTACCAGCCACACAGTTTACTTTCTGCATCTCTCCCAGCTGGCAAAACAACAGATTAGtcagtttcccttttgttttCAGGCAGTTTCTAGTCTGTTCCCCCAGGTTCTCAGGCACTAGAGCAATGCCGCACAATGTTAGAGCTGCAAATGGTGCAGGGGGGTCGTCTTTGTTTAAGAAAAAGCTTttccactggatttttttttttttaaatcatgtagACATTTGTGGGTCAGGTTTTGGAAAAGCCTATTTAGAAATCCCTCTAAAATTCAAGGCCAGATTTGACCTAACAATTTCTGGTTCATCTTGTGGCACTGTTTAAATAGCAATTTGTTACAGAAAACGAAATGGGAGGATTCCCCTGTGAAGTGGTTGAATTTGGTATTTTAATACCTGGGAATGGGCTGGGACGTTGGGACCACTGGAGCGAACTTTGGGCAGTTGGCCATCTGCTCTTGAACCTTAGCGCAGGATGAAACGTGGGATCTCATCTTCGCTAGGGTCACCTAGAAAGACAAACAGAGGGAGAAAAAAGAAACTGATTATTGGACAGCCAGGACAATCTTTGAGAACTCCAAGGAGCAAGGGATGCATTTCTCCAGAAAGAAGAAAACAAGGGAGATGCCACATTCTCAAGCAAACCAGTATGTTTGAGAAAGTAGCCTCCCCAAACGCTTTCTGACAAGCACCAGAATACAGGAGACAACTAGGATTATTGCACATCAATCTGCACCAATGTGGAATTGCTGGGCCAAAGCGTATCTCGTTATAGCCAACTAAAACAATCAGCCAACCAGCTCCAGAGAGGAGATGCAGGATTTCGGGGGAACGGGGTGGGTTAGTCCAGCTGATCCCAGAGACGGCTAAGAAAGCCCATTTCCTTTCCATAAGACCAAAGCAAGTCATGGCAGAGCTCTTGCCCTTCAAGGCAACCCAAACCTTACAGTCAAGTTCTCAACAAGGAACACAAATGCCAGGCTCAAAGGTACACAGGGAGTTATGGAGTTATTCACTTGACAGCATGTGAGGCGTTGgagcagcagagggaaagggtCTCAGTCCCCTAGGTGAcagatgtccacatcacaaagcCACCACAAACGAACAACTTTACTGCCAGTCTCAGAGGCACCCAGGTCTGGATTACCCCACCACTGGCCCCTTCACGGCAGGGCTGAGGCATGATGGCAGGACAATGCCCTAGTTAGACCTACTCTCTGCTCTTCTCTCAGGCTGTCAATCCAGCTTCTTTCACCAGCTCTAAAGGGAAGAACATCCCACTCTGTAAGGCTGCTAATAAACAAGAGATGAAACACCAGCTGCACCACTTGGGGTGTGTCCCACTGTTCTTATGTTGTCCCAAGTCTCTCTGGAAGGCGCCACTATTTTAATAATGGCACCAGTCTACTGCCAAAGGGTGTTAGGACAAAGATGTTTCATCTGAGCACAGCACCACCTCACAGCAGGCAGCAAAGCTGCTATAGCTCAGATATCTCACAGCCCTTCCTGCAGGGGCCCTGAGGGTTCATAAGCAGCAACAGCGCAGGATTTCACAAGGGCCATGTACCTAAGGTCTCAAGTTGAACAGCACTGTGTGTGAAACTCAGCCAGCCAACCAGGAGATCCCCTGGGTGTAACCACCAGCTGGAGCTTTACCAAGCATGATAGCAAGTATTTTGGGTTCCAGAATTTGATCTGCTTCGTGAGGAGTGTTCTCTGGAGTCTAAACATCTGTGTTAAATTCAGTGGCAAAAAACTATGGtaacacagagttaaggttgcttggtggtATGTCCCCTTGCAGAACAGtgagttgagcaaaactcaaatTTAGAAAAGCAGGAAATCCACAGTTAAGGAGCCCATGCAATCTTAACGCTGCCATCTTTCAGCAGTGGCCCAATACACACACTGACCCCATTACTCTGCCAACCCAGGGTTACTGAAATGCACAAGCTCTTCACCTACTTCTACAACCCATTCACTCTCGCCCACAGGATTCCAtctaacacaggggttctcaaactgcggattgggacccctcagggggtcacgaggttattacatgggggggtcacaagctgtcagcctccaccccaagccccgctttgcctccagcatttataatggtgttaaatatattaaaaagcatTTTGAATTTAtcagggggtcgcactcagaggcttgctatgtgaaagaggtcaccagtacaaaagtttgagaaccactgatcgaACACCATTAAAGGACAAAAAGGAAACATTGGGGTCATTAGCCACACCCTGCACTCTCCTGAGGCACAGCAAATTTCAAAGGAATCCAACTGAGCACGTTCATTTTAGAGGACTTAGGAAGTTAGACCTTTAAACAGAAGTCTTGACACAACCTTAACTAGAGCAGCGCAACCTTGCCACTATAATATGCTCCGGTGCTGAGGAATTAACGCTCCCACGGCATGTCTGCACCACTGTTCAGTCAGCAGTGAACTCCCTAACAAGAACTAGgcatggagctgtgctgattccAAACACAGGAATGGGGGAAGATGATTGTTACGGGGAAAGGATGAATTTTAGTAGAAACCTGAAGACATTTGTCTTCTAGGAAGGGTTAAGCAACAGAGGGAGAAAATAAGGCCCAGGTTCCCTTTTTCAAAGATGCATCCCCTTCATAAAATATTGACTTTGGTCTGCAAGAGAGCATCGCTAATACTTCATAAACATTCCTGATTTAAGCCTCAGCACCTCTGATGTAGGAAGCATTATCCCCATTGACCagatgggaaaccgaggcagagacAGGGTAAGTGACTGACTCAAGGAGACACCGTGACTCTGtaacagagctaggaacagaatgcagctctcctgactcccactctGGTTTTGAGTACAAGGCCGCCTGTCCTGCTATTTGATCGCCTCCCCGACTGGAGCAAAAGTCAGGTTTTCTTATAGTGGTGGGGCACCCGTTTGTTGTGCTGCCCCGAGGTTCCAAGCCCCATGGTAGTGGAGCATCCCACTTGCCTCCCATCTACAATCTTTGGAAGTAACCCCTGAAACAGATACTGCGCTCAGACATAAACCAACACTCATCTGGGCACGGACAAAACCTTGACTAGCACAATGGGCCACATGGGGTGTCACCCACACCTGTCCTGCCCCCACAATACCAGGTATGGGGCAGTCACAACTGGACCCGCTCAGATGGATTACCTTCTTACTGCACCCTCTGCAAGGAGCCTTGTAGGAGGACAACTGCTTCTCCACATTGGAGGCCTTCTCCACCTTTTTGGGGTCAAAGGGCATGCGGCAGAGTGGGCAAAGAGGAGATGGCACTTGGAGACATGGTTGCAAACATTCCCCGCAAAATCTGGAGGAGAAACAAAACCATTAAGTTGCTCAGAGGAGAACCATTATTTATCACAGCCcaggggaggaaaggaaagggCCCTGTGGCATTTTGGTTCCCCGCACATGCCCTCTGACACACCTACTCATAGGAAGCCCTGCCTACTGCCTCCTTGGGAGTGCAGGAATTGATCCCACACAGATCAACAGAACTGGTTTCTCCTCAGACTTTAGGAAGCTGGTAGGAGCTTTTTGGTAGCCACCAAAGATCTAGTAACATCTATGAGACCTTGGGGCATGGAAACGGTTCCTCCAAGTAGATCCAGCAGGCTGAACTACCTCATTACACATCAATGCGCTACTAATACGCAGCAATCAACAACTCCTGACTCCGGTTTCAAAAGCAACACGCTGTGCATCTGAGTTGCAGGCCTCATCCAGCCACCCCACTCTGCTTTATGGGGCCATGTGGGGGCTCATAGGCCACCTGGAGCCGAGACTTGAGACGTCCACCTACTTGTTCCTCCTGGCCACTGCTCTCCTGCTGTAGTTTGCTACCTCCCTCCTGCATATTCTAGACACTTTCCTGAATTTCCCAAACTAGTCACAGGGCTACTGAACCTAATGGCCAATTTGCCTTCTCCGGCAGCTTCTCCCTACCATCTGAAAACGGATGCTCCATACATACAGAGACTTCTACGAGTACCTCCAGAGACAGAGCTACCagagcacccagccaggctgcaatGGCCAAGGGTCCAAAGAGAAGGATCTGGATGTGTCCAGAACAGatagcctgggggcggggcttctatgTGAGGGACTTACACAGAGCTGAACATGCCCATTGCATGCATGACCGCAACAGATCAAACACGCTCAGGTTGTTTCCCCCACAGGAAGGCAGGTTTCCTCCCCAGGAGCCAGTGAGCACGTGTCAGGCTGCAGCCAACGTAGCATCTGCAGGGGCTGACCCGATGTGGTTAAGAAGTTCAGGCTGTGCAAAAAGATCTGGCTTTGCATTACCACTCCCCCCCCGTGGCCTCTCACAGAAGGGTATCTTATGCTAGAATTAACAAGGTTTCAGATCACGTGCACAGGCTGGTGCTGAGAGCTAGCGATGCTGTCTGGGGCAAAGTCAGCCCCTCTGGATCCTTGGTTCCCAAGCTTGCAGGAATTAGGAGTGAGACAGTCAACGGACTTGGCCTTTGGGGAAGGGGACACCCGTCTACCATCTGGTCCTTCATTAAGGAAAACAGTGAGTGAGGTTGGTTTGTTCCAGGCTGCTTCTGCACAGCTGAGCTGACATACTGCGGTgatgggggcacagaggaacacaGACAGAGGTGTTCAGCGAACCAGACAGCAGAAGGCATGCAAGTGACATTCTTGCCACACTACTCCTTTAAACCAACACAGAGCACCTGGATGCTAACGAAGGCCAGAGTTAGGTCTGCTTCTGCTCATGATACCGTCTATCCAGGAATTCACCTGTGTCCCAGGGTTACACTTGCAAGTCCAAGTGAGGACCTACCAACGTGACTGCCTTTCCATGGTAGCTGGAGGGTTAAATCTCCACACACCAATTCAGAACCATCCAGACTTCAAATGCTGGAGAGAAGTGACCACTCTCGGGGGCTGAGCAGCACTATTAGAACCTACCgcagctggcctgggacaggccAAAGGGATGTTGGAAATACCCCAACGACATTCTTCAGTTAGAGTGAACGACGGGTGCACCATCTCTAACGTCAGGCCTGTCTGTAGACGTGTAGTGAGAAGGAGCGTTGGGGGGTACGTGCCAGAAAGCA from the Mauremys reevesii isolate NIE-2019 linkage group 16, ASM1616193v1, whole genome shotgun sequence genome contains:
- the RNF166 gene encoding E3 ubiquitin-protein ligase RNF166 isoform X1; protein product: MRAVEHVLDEQGRKGVLNIAVWKLSRLKLSGLWSGGQSWRVEQLRSSGAAGFCLELEGAGAQLQSLANYSFQFIFSRDPSSSVQISIVFLLLKIKRFCGECLQPCLQVPSPLCPLCRMPFDPKKVEKASNVEKQLSSYKAPCRGCSKKVTLAKMRSHVSSCAKVQEQMANCPKFAPVVPTSQPIPSNIPNRSTFVCPYCGARNLDQQELVKHCMDNHRNDPNKVVCPVCSAMPWGDPSYKSANFLQHLLHRHKFSYDTFVDYNIDEEAALQAALALSLSEN
- the RNF166 gene encoding E3 ubiquitin-protein ligase RNF166 isoform X4 produces the protein MHAMGMFSSVFCGECLQPCLQVPSPLCPLCRMPFDPKKVEKASNVEKQLSSYKAPCRGCSKKVTLAKMRSHVSSCAKVQEQMANCPKFAPVVPTSQPIPSNIPNRSTFVCPYCGARNLDQQELVKHCMDNHRNDPNKVVCPVCSAMPWGDPSYKSANFLQHLLHRHKFSYDTFVDYNIDEEAALQAALALSLSEN
- the RNF166 gene encoding E3 ubiquitin-protein ligase RNF166 isoform X5, encoding MPFDPKKVEKASNVEKQLSSYKAPCRGCSKKVTLAKMRSHVSSCAKVQEQMANCPKFAPVVPTSQPIPSNIPNRSTFVCPYCGARNLDQQELVKHCMDNHRNDPNKVVCPVCSAMPWGDPSYKSANFLQHLLHRHKFSYDTFVDYNIDEEAALQAALALSLSEN
- the RNF166 gene encoding E3 ubiquitin-protein ligase RNF166 isoform X3, whose protein sequence is MAAAMFRSLLVSAAQQRPQAPDALEAQFSCPICLEVYHRAVCIAGCGHTFCGECLQPCLQVPSPLCPLCRMPFDPKKVEKASNVEKQLSSYKAPCRGCSKKVTLAKMRSHVSSCAKVQEQMANCPKFAPVVPTSQPIPSNIPNRSTFVCPYCGARNLDQQELVKHCMDNHRNDPNKVVCPVCSAMPWGDPSYKSANFLQHLLHRHKFSYDTFVDYNIDEEAALQAALALSLSEN
- the RNF166 gene encoding E3 ubiquitin-protein ligase RNF166 isoform X2, which encodes MRGAPRSRPSLMAAAMFRSLLVSAAQQRPQAPGPGGTPREQPPGGPAPDALEAQFSCPICLEVYHRAVCIAGCGHTFCGECLQPCLQVPSPLCPLCRMPFDPKKVEKASNVEKQLSSYKAPCRGCSKKVTLAKMRSHVSSCAKVQEQMANCPKFAPVVPTSQPIPSNIPNRSTFVCPYCGARNLDQQELVKHCMDNHRNDPNKVVCPVCSAMPWGDPSYKSANFLQHLLHRHKFSYDTFVDYNIDEEAALQAALALSLSEN